One genomic window of Streptomyces sp. NBC_01276 includes the following:
- a CDS encoding VC0807 family protein yields the protein MSTDVSRPAPPARSGAAAAVSWILTIGLNVVAPILTYNALKDHGWSEFAALLISGAWAVLDTAIVVAWRRKLDEFALVTIVFLVITAVVSLIGAHSARALLIKDSGVTGLFGLLCLATLATARPLIFYFGRKFATDGTPESTAWWNGLWQYEGFRTTMRRMTLVWGAAYVIEALVRIALAFALSTSTMVVISPFMIYGTMIGLAVWTTRYGKRSQAEGERRAAEAAAQAAGQPAVQTAGGTPAA from the coding sequence TTGTCCACCGACGTCTCACGTCCCGCACCTCCCGCGCGCTCCGGCGCGGCCGCCGCCGTCAGCTGGATCCTGACGATCGGCCTGAATGTGGTCGCGCCGATCCTCACGTACAACGCGCTCAAGGACCACGGCTGGAGCGAGTTCGCGGCGCTGCTCATCAGTGGCGCCTGGGCGGTTCTCGACACCGCCATCGTCGTGGCCTGGCGGCGCAAGCTCGACGAATTCGCCCTGGTCACCATCGTGTTCCTGGTGATCACCGCCGTCGTCTCACTCATCGGCGCCCACTCGGCGCGGGCCCTGCTGATCAAGGACTCGGGCGTGACGGGCCTGTTCGGGCTGCTCTGCCTGGCCACCCTGGCCACGGCCCGCCCGCTGATCTTCTACTTCGGCCGCAAGTTCGCCACGGACGGCACTCCGGAGAGCACCGCCTGGTGGAACGGCCTGTGGCAGTACGAGGGCTTCCGCACCACGATGCGCCGCATGACCCTGGTGTGGGGCGCCGCCTACGTCATCGAGGCCCTGGTCCGGATCGCCCTGGCCTTCGCCCTGAGCACCTCGACCATGGTGGTGATCAGCCCGTTCATGATCTACGGGACCATGATCGGCCTGGCGGTGTGGACGACCCGCTACGGCAAGCGCTCCCAGGCCGAGGGTGAGAGGCGGGCGGCCGAGGCGGCGGCGCAGGCGGCCGGGCAGCCGGCCGTGCAGACCGCCGGAGGAACCCCCGCGGCCTGA
- a CDS encoding isoprenyl transferase, producing the protein MARRGILGRSRREYKVPEPHPSGARPPKIPGELVPNHVAVVMDGNGRWAKERGLPRTEGHKVGEGVVLDVLKGCLEMGVKNLSLYAFSTENWKRSPDEVRFLMNFNRDVIRRRRDEMNELGIRIRWVGRMPKMWKSVVQELQIAQEQTVDNDAMTLYFCVNYGGRAEIADAAQAIARDVAAGRLDPSKVNEKTFAKYIYYPDMPDVDLFLRPSGEQRTSNYLLWQSAYAEMVFQDVLWPDFDRRNLWAACLEYAQRDRRFGGAVPNQSEGSTG; encoded by the coding sequence ATGGCACGACGCGGGATTCTGGGACGCTCTCGCCGCGAGTACAAGGTTCCCGAGCCGCACCCGTCCGGTGCGCGCCCGCCGAAGATCCCCGGTGAGCTGGTCCCGAACCACGTCGCCGTCGTCATGGACGGCAACGGCCGCTGGGCCAAGGAGCGCGGCCTGCCGCGCACCGAGGGCCACAAGGTGGGCGAGGGCGTCGTGCTCGACGTGCTCAAGGGCTGCCTGGAGATGGGCGTCAAGAACCTGTCCCTGTACGCCTTCTCGACGGAGAACTGGAAGCGCTCGCCCGACGAGGTCCGCTTCCTGATGAACTTCAACCGCGACGTCATCCGCCGCCGCCGCGACGAGATGAACGAGCTCGGCATCCGGATCCGCTGGGTCGGCCGCATGCCGAAGATGTGGAAGTCCGTCGTCCAGGAGCTCCAGATCGCCCAGGAGCAGACCGTCGACAACGACGCGATGACCCTGTACTTCTGCGTGAACTACGGTGGCCGCGCGGAGATCGCCGACGCGGCGCAGGCGATCGCCCGTGACGTGGCCGCCGGCCGGCTGGACCCGTCGAAGGTCAACGAGAAGACCTTCGCGAAGTACATCTACTACCCGGACATGCCGGACGTGGACCTGTTCCTGCGTCCCAGCGGCGAGCAGCGCACCTCCAACTACCTGCTCTGGCAGAGCGCGTACGCCGAGATGGTCTTCCAGGACGTGCTGTGGCCGGACTTCGACCGCCGCAACCTCTGGGCGGCCTGCCTGGAGTACGCCCAGCGCGACCGCCGCTTCGGCGGCGCCGTCCCGAACCAGTCCGAGGGCTCCACGGGCTGA
- a CDS encoding nucleobase:cation symporter-2 family protein, whose amino-acid sequence MARVAARLSANGEQSSHPVDEVLPLPKLALYGFQHVLAFYAGAVIVPIIVGSALKLSPEQLVYLINADLFTCGIASIIQAWGIGRVGARLPLIQGVTFTAVSPMIAIGLGAGGGTAALLVIYGAVITAGLATFAFAWLPAKAFRAVMRLFPPVVTGTVITVLGIVLIPVGLKDAAGGAPTIADGGVPTQLAYAGGTMLFILVLMKFGGPFLRSISILLGLVGGTVAAFLLGDAKFGSVGRSDWIGVTTPFHFGAPKFEWFPILLMLIVMLITMVETTGDTYAVGDIVGKEVDSETVARALRADGAATALGGILNSFPYVAFAENVGLVRMTKVKSRFVVVAAGAFMIVLGLIPKAAAIVASVPPGVLGGAATVMFGMVALAGIQTLAKVDLKEEKNALIVGVSLAFALFPATVPAYFDKHVSPDVSSLLNSGVTLGATAAILLNLVFNGLAKDDAGSAPQAEPAAGQAAPPAVEPAEAVAEPAAKPAPPVELPAQPVAAPAGAEKADGAGTTTS is encoded by the coding sequence ATGGCACGTGTCGCCGCCCGGCTTTCCGCCAACGGAGAGCAGAGCTCGCACCCGGTCGACGAGGTGCTCCCCCTCCCCAAGCTCGCGCTGTACGGCTTCCAGCACGTACTCGCCTTCTACGCCGGTGCGGTGATCGTCCCGATCATCGTCGGCAGCGCACTCAAGCTGAGCCCGGAACAGCTGGTCTACCTGATCAACGCGGACCTCTTCACCTGCGGTATCGCCTCGATCATCCAGGCCTGGGGCATCGGCCGCGTCGGCGCGCGGCTCCCGCTGATCCAGGGCGTGACCTTCACGGCGGTCTCGCCGATGATCGCCATCGGTCTCGGCGCCGGCGGCGGGACCGCGGCCCTGCTGGTGATCTACGGCGCGGTCATCACGGCCGGTCTGGCCACCTTCGCCTTCGCCTGGCTGCCCGCCAAGGCCTTCCGCGCCGTCATGCGGCTCTTCCCGCCGGTGGTCACCGGCACGGTCATCACGGTCCTCGGCATCGTCCTGATCCCGGTCGGCCTCAAGGACGCGGCCGGCGGAGCCCCGACGATCGCCGACGGCGGCGTCCCGACGCAGCTGGCCTACGCCGGCGGCACCATGCTCTTCATCCTCGTCCTGATGAAGTTCGGCGGACCGTTCCTGCGCAGCATCAGCATCCTGCTCGGCCTGGTCGGCGGCACGGTGGCGGCCTTCCTGCTCGGGGACGCGAAGTTCGGCAGCGTCGGCCGGTCCGACTGGATCGGCGTCACCACGCCCTTCCACTTCGGGGCCCCGAAGTTCGAATGGTTCCCGATCCTCCTCATGCTGATCGTCATGCTGATCACCATGGTCGAGACCACCGGCGACACGTACGCGGTCGGCGACATCGTCGGCAAGGAGGTCGACAGCGAGACCGTGGCCCGCGCCCTGCGCGCCGACGGCGCCGCCACCGCCCTCGGCGGCATCCTGAACTCCTTCCCGTACGTGGCCTTCGCCGAGAACGTCGGCCTGGTGCGGATGACCAAGGTCAAGAGCCGCTTCGTGGTCGTGGCCGCAGGCGCCTTCATGATCGTGCTCGGCCTGATCCCCAAGGCCGCCGCGATCGTCGCCTCCGTCCCGCCGGGCGTCCTCGGCGGCGCCGCCACCGTGATGTTCGGCATGGTCGCTCTGGCCGGTATCCAGACCCTCGCCAAGGTGGACCTGAAGGAGGAGAAGAACGCCCTGATCGTCGGCGTCTCGCTGGCCTTCGCCCTCTTCCCCGCCACGGTTCCGGCCTACTTCGACAAGCACGTCAGCCCGGACGTCTCCTCGCTCCTCAACAGCGGTGTCACCCTCGGTGCCACGGCCGCGATCCTCCTCAACCTGGTCTTCAACGGCCTGGCCAAGGACGACGCCGGGTCCGCGCCGCAGGCCGAGCCGGCCGCCGGGCAGGCCGCCCCGCCGGCCGTCGAGCCGGCCGAGGCGGTCGCCGAGCCGGCCGCCAAGCCGGCCCCGCCGGTCGAGCTGCCCGCACAGCCGGTGGCGGCCCCGGCCGGGGCCGAGAAGGCCGACGGAGCCGGAACCACCACCTCCTGA
- a CDS encoding TetR family transcriptional regulator — MPSAAAEPLTPERILETTEEVLRRFGPGKATVVDVARALGVSHGSVYRHFPSKAALREAVTDRWLAKSVVVLERIASAPAEAAPTKLETWLEALFEAKRKKAGADPELFATYTVLLAENSGVVDAHLTQLIDQLTRIIAEGVAAGTLAAPDVPAAARAVFDATGRFHDPQYAADWISPTIVPEFEAVTSLIIRGLRA, encoded by the coding sequence ATGCCCTCCGCTGCCGCCGAGCCCCTGACCCCCGAGCGCATCCTCGAAACGACCGAGGAGGTGCTGCGGCGCTTCGGCCCGGGCAAGGCGACCGTGGTGGACGTGGCGCGCGCCCTGGGCGTCAGCCACGGCAGCGTGTACCGGCACTTCCCGTCGAAGGCGGCACTGCGCGAGGCCGTCACGGACCGCTGGCTCGCCAAGAGCGTGGTCGTGCTGGAGCGCATCGCCTCGGCTCCGGCCGAGGCGGCCCCCACCAAGCTGGAGACGTGGCTCGAAGCCCTCTTCGAGGCCAAGCGGAAGAAGGCCGGGGCGGATCCCGAGCTGTTCGCCACCTACACCGTGCTGCTGGCCGAGAACAGCGGGGTGGTCGACGCCCACCTGACCCAGCTCATCGACCAGCTGACACGGATCATCGCCGAGGGCGTCGCGGCCGGCACCCTGGCCGCTCCCGATGTCCCCGCGGCCGCCCGCGCCGTGTTCGACGCCACCGGGCGCTTCCACGATCCGCAGTACGCGGCCGACTGGATCTCGCCGACGATCGTGCCCGAGTTCGAGGCCGTCACCTCGCTCATCATCCGAGGCCTGCGCGCCTGA
- a CDS encoding transcriptional repressor — protein sequence MATAPGETNTAPVRGRSTRQRAAVAAALDEVDEFRSAQELHDMLKHRGDSVGLTTVYRTLQSLADAGEVDVLRTSDGESVYRRCSTGEHHHHLVCRKCGKAVEVEGPAVEKWADAIAAEHGYVNVAHTVEIFGTCADCAAAG from the coding sequence GTGGCGACTGCGCCTGGCGAGACGAATACCGCGCCAGTACGAGGACGGTCCACCCGGCAGCGGGCCGCAGTGGCGGCGGCGCTGGACGAGGTGGACGAGTTCCGCAGCGCCCAGGAGCTGCACGACATGCTCAAGCACCGCGGCGACTCCGTGGGCCTGACCACCGTGTACCGCACCCTGCAGTCCCTGGCCGACGCGGGCGAGGTCGACGTGCTGCGCACCAGCGACGGCGAGTCCGTGTACCGGCGCTGCTCCACCGGGGAGCACCACCACCACCTGGTCTGCCGCAAGTGCGGCAAGGCGGTGGAGGTCGAGGGCCCCGCCGTGGAGAAGTGGGCGGACGCCATCGCGGCCGAACACGGCTACGTGAACGTGGCCCACACCGTCGAGATCTTCGGCACCTGCGCCGACTGCGCGGCGGCCGGCTGA
- a CDS encoding metal ABC transporter substrate-binding protein gives MNVRRLIPTAALAGAVALAATALTACSGAGAQPGDDKGGRLGVTASFYPLQFLAEQIGKDHVKVTGLTKPGVEPHDLEITPRQTSQLGDADVVLYLKTLQPAVDKAVELSGAKNVVDAATLTKLETHSAAGHEGHDHAAEGEDDGHDHGHDHGEAGTDPHVWLDPVKYAEIAQGVGAALEKADPSNAADYRKNAGELVAKLGALDTEFKDGLQNTATKTFIATHSAFGYLAERYGLHQEGISGVDPEAEPSPARMKELQAVAKKDNVTTVFFEALASDKTAKALARDTGLKTDVLDPLEGITDSSQGADYFEVMRSNLKNLQKALGSK, from the coding sequence ATGAACGTACGACGCCTCATACCCACCGCCGCCCTCGCCGGTGCCGTCGCCCTGGCCGCGACGGCCCTCACCGCCTGCTCCGGAGCCGGAGCCCAGCCCGGTGACGACAAGGGCGGCAGACTGGGTGTGACGGCGTCGTTCTACCCGCTGCAGTTCCTCGCCGAGCAGATCGGCAAGGACCACGTGAAGGTCACGGGCCTCACCAAGCCGGGCGTCGAACCGCACGACCTGGAGATCACCCCCCGGCAGACCTCGCAGCTGGGCGACGCCGACGTGGTGCTCTACCTCAAGACCCTCCAGCCCGCCGTGGACAAGGCCGTCGAGCTGTCCGGCGCGAAGAACGTCGTCGACGCCGCCACCCTCACCAAGCTGGAGACCCACTCCGCCGCCGGGCACGAGGGCCACGACCACGCGGCCGAGGGCGAGGACGACGGGCACGACCACGGGCACGACCACGGCGAGGCCGGAACCGACCCCCACGTGTGGCTGGACCCCGTCAAGTACGCGGAGATCGCCCAGGGCGTCGGCGCCGCACTGGAGAAGGCCGACCCCTCCAACGCGGCCGACTACCGCAAGAACGCCGGTGAACTCGTCGCCAAGCTGGGCGCCCTGGACACCGAGTTCAAGGACGGCCTGCAGAACACGGCCACCAAGACCTTCATCGCCACGCACTCCGCCTTCGGCTACCTCGCCGAGCGCTACGGCCTGCACCAGGAGGGCATCTCCGGCGTCGACCCCGAGGCCGAGCCCAGCCCGGCCCGGATGAAGGAACTCCAGGCCGTCGCGAAGAAGGACAATGTGACGACCGTGTTCTTCGAGGCCCTGGCCAGCGACAAGACGGCCAAGGCCCTCGCCCGGGACACCGGCCTCAAGACCGATGTCCTGGACCCCCTCGAAGGCATCACCGACTCGTCCCAGGGCGCCGACTACTTCGAGGTCATGCGCTCCAACCTGAAGAACCTGCAGAAGGCACTCGGGAGCAAGTAA
- a CDS encoding aldo/keto reductase: MTTHENTTATPRTLGATGPTVFPLGLGCMGMSALYGEADRSESLATVHAFLEAAPAGMNTLLDTGDFYGMGHNELLINEALRTAPAAAREAALTSVKFGALRTVEGGFTGYDGRPAAVKNFLAYSLQRLGRDHIDVYRIARVDPDVPIEETVGAIAEAVQAGHVRHIGLSEVGADTLRRAAAVAPISDLQIEYSLISRGIEDEILPTARELGIGITAYGVLSRGLISGHFSRDRELAPGDFRGMSPRFQGENLQRNLDLVEVLRKVAAEKGVSVAQTAIAWVLAQGPRHGVDIVPLVGARRRDRLAEALGAMRVELTPADLAAVEAAVPAGAAAGDRYPAAQMAHLDSEH, translated from the coding sequence ATGACGACACACGAGAACACCACCGCCACCCCCCGCACGCTCGGCGCCACGGGCCCCACCGTCTTCCCCCTGGGGCTGGGCTGCATGGGCATGTCCGCGCTCTACGGCGAGGCCGACCGCTCCGAGTCCCTCGCGACCGTCCACGCCTTCCTCGAAGCGGCTCCCGCCGGGATGAACACGCTGCTCGACACCGGCGACTTCTACGGAATGGGCCACAACGAGCTGCTGATCAACGAAGCCCTGCGCACCGCCCCCGCGGCCGCCCGCGAGGCGGCGCTGACCAGCGTCAAGTTCGGAGCCCTGCGCACCGTCGAGGGCGGCTTCACCGGGTACGACGGCCGGCCCGCGGCCGTGAAGAACTTCCTGGCCTACTCCCTGCAGCGGCTCGGCCGGGACCACATCGACGTCTACCGGATCGCCCGCGTGGACCCGGACGTCCCGATCGAGGAAACCGTCGGGGCCATCGCCGAGGCCGTGCAGGCGGGACACGTACGGCACATCGGCCTCTCCGAGGTCGGCGCCGACACCCTGCGCCGGGCCGCCGCCGTGGCCCCGATCTCCGACCTCCAGATCGAGTACTCCCTGATCTCCCGCGGCATCGAGGACGAGATCCTGCCGACCGCCAGAGAACTCGGCATCGGGATCACGGCGTACGGGGTGCTCTCCCGCGGCTTGATCAGCGGCCACTTCTCCCGCGACCGCGAGCTGGCCCCGGGCGACTTCCGCGGGATGAGCCCCCGCTTCCAGGGCGAGAACCTCCAGCGCAACCTCGACCTGGTCGAGGTACTGCGCAAGGTGGCCGCGGAGAAGGGCGTGAGTGTCGCGCAGACCGCCATCGCCTGGGTGCTCGCCCAGGGGCCGCGCCACGGCGTCGACATCGTGCCGCTGGTCGGGGCCCGGCGCCGGGACCGGCTGGCGGAGGCACTCGGTGCCATGCGGGTGGAGCTGACCCCGGCGGACCTGGCGGCCGTCGAAGCGGCGGTCCCGGCGGGAGCGGCGGCCGGCGATCGCTACCCGGCGGCCCAGATGGCCCACCTGGACAGCGAGCACTGA
- a CDS encoding metal ABC transporter permease, with protein MGFLNDPFMVRALIAAALVGVTAPAIGTYLVQRRQAIMGDGLGHVAMTGVALGLVTNTSPVWMATLVAVVGAVAMEMIRSRGRTSGDVALSLLFYGGLAGGVMIVNLGGSSTAKLLGPMFGSITAVAPEDVTAMALLAAFVLAVALGLRRQLFAVCQDEEFAKVTGLPVRLLNLLIAVTAAVTVTVAMRIVGLLLVSAMMVIPVAAAQRITRGFAATLGLAIGISLTVSLVGTTATYYLNAPSGAAIVLLAIAVFMALTAVSAPLARRRAASARAAEEVCTRDDVTV; from the coding sequence ATGGGCTTCCTCAACGACCCCTTCATGGTGCGCGCGCTGATCGCCGCCGCACTGGTCGGCGTGACGGCGCCCGCGATCGGCACGTACCTGGTCCAGCGCCGCCAGGCGATCATGGGCGACGGCCTCGGCCACGTCGCGATGACCGGTGTCGCGCTCGGCCTCGTCACCAACACCAGCCCGGTGTGGATGGCCACCCTCGTGGCGGTCGTCGGCGCCGTCGCGATGGAGATGATCCGTTCCCGCGGCAGGACCAGCGGCGACGTCGCCCTGTCGCTGCTGTTCTACGGCGGCCTGGCGGGCGGCGTGATGATCGTGAACCTCGGCGGCAGCTCCACCGCGAAGCTCCTGGGCCCCATGTTCGGCTCGATCACCGCCGTCGCGCCCGAGGACGTCACCGCGATGGCGCTCCTCGCCGCCTTCGTCCTCGCCGTCGCCCTCGGCCTGCGCCGACAGCTCTTCGCCGTCTGCCAGGACGAGGAGTTCGCCAAGGTCACCGGCCTGCCGGTGCGCCTGCTGAACCTGCTGATCGCGGTCACCGCCGCCGTCACCGTGACGGTCGCCATGCGCATCGTGGGACTGCTGCTGGTCAGCGCCATGATGGTGATCCCGGTCGCGGCCGCGCAGCGGATCACCCGGGGCTTCGCCGCCACGCTGGGGCTGGCCATCGGCATCAGCCTCACCGTCTCCCTGGTCGGCACGACCGCCACGTACTACCTCAACGCGCCGTCCGGCGCCGCGATCGTGCTGCTCGCCATCGCGGTGTTCATGGCCCTGACGGCCGTCTCGGCGCCCCTGGCCCGGCGCCGCGCGGCGTCCGCCCGCGCGGCGGAGGAGGTCTGTACGCGGGATGACGTGACAGTCTGA
- a CDS encoding metal ABC transporter ATP-binding protein — translation MAVTEARTMQSTPQEGQDRTVISLRGATASLGSRPVLRGVDLTVHRGEVVALLGANGSGKSTAVRAVVGQVPLTSGELSLFGTDFKRFRQWSRIGYVPQRTTAAGGVPATVREVVSSGRLTRTRFGILRRADKAAVEHALSLVDMEGHADASVNALSGGQHQRVLIARALAAEPELLIMDEPMAGVDLGNQEVLANAVRRQVEAGTTVLLVLHELGPLEPLIDRAVVLRDGCVTHDGPPPEAVGQHALPGHDHVHPHSAHDAEPLRTGLLS, via the coding sequence ATGGCAGTAACGGAGGCGCGCACCATGCAGTCCACGCCGCAAGAGGGCCAGGACCGGACCGTCATATCCCTGCGCGGGGCCACGGCCTCGCTCGGCTCGCGCCCCGTGCTGCGCGGGGTCGACCTCACCGTGCACCGGGGTGAGGTCGTCGCCCTGCTCGGCGCCAACGGCTCGGGCAAGTCCACGGCCGTCCGCGCCGTCGTCGGCCAGGTCCCCCTGACCTCCGGCGAGCTGTCCCTCTTCGGCACCGACTTCAAGCGCTTCCGCCAGTGGTCGCGGATCGGCTACGTCCCCCAGCGGACCACCGCCGCCGGGGGCGTACCCGCCACCGTCCGCGAGGTCGTCTCCTCCGGCCGGCTGACCCGCACCCGCTTCGGGATCCTGCGCAGGGCCGACAAGGCCGCCGTCGAGCACGCCCTGTCCCTGGTGGACATGGAGGGCCACGCCGACGCCTCGGTCAACGCCCTCTCCGGCGGCCAGCACCAGCGCGTGCTCATAGCCCGGGCGCTCGCCGCCGAACCCGAACTCCTGATCATGGACGAGCCGATGGCCGGCGTGGACCTGGGCAACCAGGAGGTCCTGGCCAACGCCGTACGCCGCCAGGTCGAGGCCGGGACCACCGTCCTGCTGGTCCTGCACGAGCTGGGTCCCCTGGAACCCCTGATCGACCGGGCGGTCGTACTGCGCGACGGCTGCGTCACGCATGACGGCCCGCCCCCCGAGGCCGTGGGGCAGCACGCCCTGCCGGGCCACGACCACGTACACCCCCACTCGGCGCACGACGCCGAACCCCTGCGGACGGGACTGCTGAGCTGA
- the recO gene encoding DNA repair protein RecO, with amino-acid sequence MSLFRDDGIVLRTQKLGEADRIITLLTRGHGRVRAVARGVRRTKSKFGAGLEPFSHADVQFFARGSELIGRSLPLCTQTEIIAPYGNGIVTDYARYTAGTAMLETAERFTENEGEPSVQQYLLLVGALRTLARGEHEPHLILDAFLLRSLAVNGYAPSFEDCAKCGIHGPNRHFSVAAGGVICGDCRVPGSVVPSSEAIALLSALLTGDWKHADACEARHVREGSGLVSAYLHWHLERGLRSLRYVEK; translated from the coding sequence ATGAGTCTGTTCCGCGACGACGGCATCGTGCTGCGCACCCAGAAGCTGGGTGAGGCGGACCGCATCATCACCCTGCTCACCCGCGGTCACGGCCGCGTACGGGCCGTCGCACGCGGGGTGCGCCGTACGAAGTCCAAGTTCGGCGCCGGGCTGGAACCTTTCTCCCACGCCGACGTGCAGTTCTTCGCCCGCGGCAGCGAGCTCATCGGCCGCAGCCTGCCGCTGTGCACCCAGACCGAGATCATCGCCCCCTACGGCAACGGCATCGTCACCGACTACGCCCGGTACACCGCCGGCACCGCGATGCTGGAGACCGCCGAACGCTTCACCGAGAACGAGGGCGAACCCTCCGTCCAGCAGTACCTGCTGCTGGTCGGCGCCCTGCGCACGCTCGCGCGCGGCGAACACGAACCGCACCTCATCCTCGACGCCTTCCTGCTGCGCTCCCTCGCCGTCAACGGCTACGCGCCCAGCTTCGAGGACTGCGCGAAGTGCGGGATCCACGGCCCCAACCGGCACTTCTCCGTCGCCGCGGGCGGGGTCATATGCGGAGACTGCCGCGTCCCCGGCTCCGTCGTACCCTCGTCGGAGGCCATCGCACTGCTCAGCGCGCTGCTGACGGGCGACTGGAAACACGCGGACGCCTGCGAGGCGCGCCACGTGCGGGAGGGCAGCGGGCTGGTCTCGGCCTATTTGCACTGGCATCTGGAGCGCGGGCTACGCTCCCTGCGTTACGTCGAGAAATAG
- a CDS encoding glycine--tRNA ligase, with the protein MAADKIETIVSLSKRRGFVFPCSDIYGGSRAAWDYGPLGVELKENIKRQWWKAMVTGREDVVGLDSSVILAPEVWVASGHVATFSDPLTECTSCHKRQRADHLEEAYEAKHGRLPANGLADVNCPHCGVKGQFTEPKQFSGMLETHLGPTQDTGSKAYLRPETAQGIFTNFAHVQTTSRKKPPFGIAQMGKSFRNEITPGNFIFRTREFEQMEMEFFVKPGEDEQWQEYWMAERWNWYRGLGIREENIRWYEHPKEKLSHYSKRTADIEYRFNFGGNEFSELEGVANRTDFDLKAHSAASGQDLTYFDQEAGERYTPYVIEPAAGVNRAMLAFMLDAYNEDEAPNAKGVMEKRTVMRLDPRLAPIKVAVLPLSRNATLSPKAKGLAADLRKNWNIEFDDAGAIGRRYRRQDEIGTPFCVTVDFDTLDDNAVTVRERDTMKQERVSLDQIQSYLGSRLLGC; encoded by the coding sequence GTGGCCGCCGACAAGATCGAAACCATCGTCAGCCTGAGCAAGCGCCGTGGCTTCGTTTTCCCGTGCAGTGACATCTACGGCGGCTCCAGGGCTGCCTGGGACTACGGCCCGCTCGGTGTCGAGCTCAAGGAGAACATCAAGCGCCAGTGGTGGAAGGCGATGGTCACCGGGCGTGAGGACGTCGTCGGCCTCGACTCTTCCGTGATCCTGGCCCCCGAGGTGTGGGTGGCCTCCGGCCACGTCGCGACCTTCTCCGACCCGCTCACCGAGTGCACCTCCTGCCACAAGCGCCAGCGTGCCGACCACCTGGAAGAGGCGTACGAGGCCAAGCACGGCCGCCTGCCCGCCAACGGCCTTGCCGACGTCAACTGCCCCCACTGTGGCGTGAAGGGCCAGTTCACCGAGCCCAAGCAGTTCTCCGGCATGCTGGAGACCCACCTCGGCCCGACCCAGGACACCGGTTCCAAGGCATACCTGCGCCCGGAGACCGCCCAGGGCATCTTCACCAACTTCGCCCACGTGCAGACGACTTCGCGCAAGAAGCCCCCGTTCGGCATCGCGCAGATGGGCAAGTCCTTCCGCAACGAGATCACGCCGGGCAACTTCATCTTCCGCACGCGCGAGTTCGAGCAGATGGAGATGGAGTTCTTCGTCAAGCCGGGCGAGGACGAGCAGTGGCAGGAGTACTGGATGGCCGAGCGGTGGAACTGGTACCGCGGCCTCGGTATCCGCGAGGAGAACATCCGCTGGTACGAGCACCCGAAGGAGAAGCTGTCCCACTACTCGAAGCGCACCGCCGACATCGAGTACCGCTTCAACTTCGGTGGCAACGAGTTCTCCGAGCTGGAGGGCGTGGCCAACCGCACCGACTTCGACCTCAAGGCGCACTCCGCCGCCTCCGGCCAGGACCTGACGTACTTCGACCAGGAGGCCGGCGAGCGTTACACGCCGTACGTCATCGAGCCGGCGGCCGGTGTGAACCGCGCCATGCTCGCCTTCATGCTCGACGCGTACAACGAGGACGAGGCCCCCAACGCCAAGGGCGTCATGGAGAAGCGCACCGTCATGCGCCTCGACCCGCGCCTGGCGCCCATCAAGGTCGCCGTCCTGCCGCTGTCCCGCAACGCGACGCTGTCGCCGAAGGCCAAGGGCCTGGCCGCCGACCTGCGCAAGAACTGGAACATCGAGTTCGACGACGCCGGTGCCATCGGCCGCCGCTACCGTCGCCAGGACGAGATCGGTACGCCGTTCTGCGTCACCGTCGACTTCGACACCCTGGACGACAACGCGGTGACCGTGCGCGAGCGCGACACCATGAAGCAGGAGCGCGTCTCCCTGGACCAGATCCAGAGCTACCTCGGCAGCCGTCTGCTCGGCTGCTAG